A stretch of the Papaver somniferum cultivar HN1 chromosome 6, ASM357369v1, whole genome shotgun sequence genome encodes the following:
- the LOC113286242 gene encoding ribonuclease DdI-like, whose translation MIPYKKMVFCLLFFQIMALSFYCFSTVTQLPQSAAFLQQYHSHGQVQRRPPPSPPAEYILALQWGYTVCGGYPICSQMYLVPDFTVHWLWLEPQPNPAGCKGQAFDDRLLVSLVNDLNLYWMNAENGDNIGFWRHEYNAHGICDNGTWLISSEKFLIST comes from the exons ATGATTCCTTACAAGAAAATGGTTTTCTGCCTCCTCTTCTTTCAAATCATGGCGCTCAGCTTCTATTGCTTTTCTACAG TTACTCAGCTGCCACAATCAGCAGCGTTTCTTCAGCAGTATCATAGCCATGGACAAGTTCAACGacgaccaccaccatcaccacccgcagAATATATTTTAGCTTTGCAATGGGGATACACCGTCTGCGGCGGCTACCCAATATGCAGCCAAATGTATCTCGTGCCAGATTTTACGGTTCATTGGTTATGGTTGGAACCCCAACCGAACCCAGCGGGTTGCAAAGGACAAGCTTTTGATGACAGATTGTTAGTGAGTCTTGTGAATGATTTGAACTTGTACTGGATGAATGCTGAAAACGGGGATAACATCGGATTTTGGCGCCATGAGTATAATGCACACGGCATTTGTGATAACGGAACGTGGTTGATTTCTTCAGAAAAGTTCTTGATATCTACATGA